In the Fibrobacter sp. genome, one interval contains:
- the cysK gene encoding cysteine synthase A — translation MPIYNNILETIGNTPLVRINKMNKSDAEVYVKLEMFNPLGSAKDRVALEMIESAEKEGKLKPGALIIEPTSGNTGVGLAYVGAVKGYKVVLTMPDSMSMERRMLLKSLGAEVVLTEGAKGMAGCIEKANEIAAANPGSFIPQQFENPANPEAHYKTTGPEIWRDTDGKVDIFIATAGTGGTVSGTAKYLKEKNPNLYVIAIEPDDSPMISKGVSGPHKIQGIGANFVPKIYDPKVIDEVYLTSTEKAGTAARAAAAEEGIFVGISSGAALECALTVAKRPENKGKRIVALLPDTGERYLSTWLWNE, via the coding sequence ATGCCGATTTATAATAACATTCTTGAAACTATTGGAAATACCCCTCTTGTTCGCATCAATAAGATGAACAAGAGTGATGCTGAAGTTTATGTCAAATTGGAAATGTTCAATCCGCTGGGCAGCGCCAAGGATCGTGTTGCCCTTGAAATGATTGAATCTGCAGAAAAAGAAGGTAAGCTGAAACCTGGCGCCCTGATTATCGAACCCACCAGCGGAAACACCGGTGTTGGTCTTGCCTATGTTGGCGCCGTTAAGGGGTACAAGGTGGTGCTTACCATGCCGGACTCCATGAGCATGGAACGTCGTATGTTGCTTAAGTCTCTGGGTGCAGAAGTTGTACTTACTGAAGGCGCAAAGGGCATGGCAGGCTGCATTGAAAAGGCTAATGAAATCGCCGCTGCAAATCCGGGTAGCTTTATTCCACAGCAGTTTGAGAATCCTGCAAATCCTGAAGCACACTACAAGACCACAGGCCCTGAAATTTGGCGTGATACCGATGGTAAGGTGGATATTTTCATTGCTACAGCAGGTACTGGCGGCACCGTTAGCGGAACTGCAAAATACTTGAAGGAAAAGAACCCTAATTTGTATGTAATCGCTATTGAACCGGACGACTCTCCCATGATTTCCAAGGGCGTTTCTGGCCCCCATAAGATCCAGGGCATTGGTGCAAACTTTGTCCCGAAGATTTACGATCCGAAGGTCATTGATGAAGTCTACCTGACCAGCACGGAAAAGGCAGGAACTGCCGCTCGTGCCGCTGCTGCGGAAGAAGGAATTTTTGTGGGTATTTCTTCCGGTGCTGCTTTGGAGTGTGCGCTTACCGTGGCAAAGCGTCCCGAAAACAAGGGCAAACGTATTGTAGCCCTGCTTCCGGATACAGGAGAACGTTACCTCAGTACCTGGCTCTGGAACGAATAG
- a CDS encoding AAA family ATPase, with product MESARKTINQFLKNSYTEKELKSELFKAGVAAMEEGWTFMDASFQLGGKAKDEGMDPDEVEQTLRRAFAAEKRSERPEPAPSAAPAQQPAAQQQAEAPTIAMPVISPLSAGMISMEQMLALGLDTQSLELLQNFKIDPEALSIPWPAADWRKDLAKLLEATFEPDETIEFKVSNTPTSTEELVSNIVGQDDSIKKIMKSLDSPEGALLCINATKGGEEATDESWHYRYVVIDNPKMSLAKQLAYYKALNLPCAALVNTGANSVQAWVKILASDEEEYNERVDFLFKTLDSQGFKVDSSNRNPHMMVRMPGVLRGGKQQYLIGLEQGAKNFKEWQEWVEYSLDGKPLIELASDTEEAPKKDQSIVENMLRTGEFFLLTAPPKSGKSLALMDLGLSICYGEDWFGNATSSNDVLFINFELTKSVFLNRLYMLGAKRDLNASTPKFGFLNLRGTALSPIETAQLIAKRIQGAKRLENHDYRVVVIDPISAVLHNPKSTRLNGAPHQILMQMIDTIIALTGCAVVSTCNLDEYPYLEARADSVMKLTPVEGSLNQYQINGTFREFPKMLARECSWIYPRFLV from the coding sequence ATGGAAAGTGCAAGAAAAACAATTAACCAGTTTCTAAAGAATAGCTACACCGAAAAGGAATTGAAATCCGAACTTTTCAAAGCCGGTGTTGCCGCTATGGAAGAAGGCTGGACCTTCATGGACGCAAGTTTCCAACTTGGTGGAAAAGCCAAAGACGAAGGTATGGATCCGGACGAAGTCGAACAGACTCTTCGTCGTGCTTTCGCAGCAGAAAAACGTTCTGAAAGACCTGAACCCGCACCTTCCGCTGCTCCAGCACAGCAGCCCGCAGCCCAACAGCAGGCCGAAGCCCCCACAATAGCCATGCCGGTCATTTCCCCGCTTTCCGCCGGAATGATTTCCATGGAACAAATGTTGGCTCTTGGTCTGGATACCCAGTCCCTGGAATTGTTGCAGAACTTCAAGATTGACCCGGAAGCTCTTTCCATTCCTTGGCCCGCCGCAGACTGGCGTAAGGACTTGGCAAAGCTCCTGGAAGCCACCTTCGAACCAGATGAAACCATCGAATTCAAGGTTTCCAACACCCCCACTAGCACAGAAGAACTTGTTTCCAACATCGTCGGACAGGATGACTCCATCAAGAAGATCATGAAGAGCCTGGATAGTCCCGAAGGCGCTCTTCTCTGCATCAACGCTACCAAGGGTGGCGAAGAAGCAACCGACGAAAGCTGGCATTACCGTTACGTCGTTATCGACAACCCCAAGATGTCCTTGGCCAAGCAGTTGGCTTACTACAAGGCATTGAACCTCCCCTGCGCCGCCTTGGTGAACACCGGTGCAAACTCCGTGCAGGCCTGGGTCAAGATTCTCGCCAGCGACGAAGAAGAATACAACGAACGCGTTGACTTCCTTTTCAAGACCTTGGATTCCCAGGGTTTCAAGGTGGACTCCTCCAACCGCAATCCGCACATGATGGTCCGTATGCCGGGCGTGCTCCGCGGTGGTAAGCAGCAATACCTGATTGGCCTCGAACAAGGCGCCAAGAACTTCAAGGAATGGCAGGAATGGGTTGAATACTCCCTGGATGGCAAGCCGCTGATTGAACTGGCTAGCGATACGGAAGAAGCCCCGAAGAAAGACCAGTCCATCGTGGAAAACATGCTGCGTACAGGGGAATTCTTCCTGCTCACAGCACCCCCGAAGAGCGGTAAGTCCTTAGCACTCATGGACTTGGGCCTTTCCATCTGCTACGGCGAAGACTGGTTCGGAAACGCAACTTCTTCTAACGACGTCTTGTTCATCAACTTTGAACTTACCAAGTCCGTGTTCCTGAACCGCCTCTACATGCTGGGCGCAAAGAGAGACCTTAACGCAAGTACTCCGAAGTTCGGTTTCTTGAACCTCCGCGGTACGGCACTCTCCCCCATCGAAACCGCCCAGCTTATCGCAAAGAGAATTCAAGGTGCGAAGCGTCTGGAAAACCACGACTACCGCGTAGTGGTCATTGACCCGATTTCCGCAGTGCTCCACAACCCCAAGTCCACCCGACTGAACGGCGCTCCCCACCAGATCTTGATGCAGATGATCGACACAATCATCGCACTCACCGGCTGCGCCGTGGTTTCCACTTGCAACCTGGACGAATACCCGTACCTCGAAGCTCGCGCCGACAGCGTCATGAAGTTGACCCCGGTTGAAGGTAGCTTGAACCAGTACCAGATCAACGGCACCTTCCGTGAATTCCCGAAGATGCTGGCCCGTGAATGTTCCTGGATCTACCCGAGATTCCTGGTCTAA
- a CDS encoding LysM peptidoglycan-binding domain-containing protein — protein MRFFKSASICLGLTALLASAYVVKQGDTLWDLSDEFLKDPFAWPDLWENNRHIKDPHWIYPGDSIYLGDSIKHEAVLQVDPSRKKYPCDAAVADSNLPKGITAAGCDDDGRDNAFESMLGGLRDMDKKDKKKKREDDQYNYSQRPAPKIFNGYYQILAPEIYTLDSLKNDSNFISIRSAEKKQPIIHMPEHEVLVGLGKKTHTNLKKGDLIEILDAQAIDVPANGNRSVDKYALLRLSGIAKITAIGDTLSRAQIVQSFREIKIAQSKARVKMPLNTINVSGYTQEKAVMMDSLAMIRYAMDPMLIIGSYSYVLIDMGAEQGYNTGDAIAVWEEDKSDATIPPHLLGRGIITRSAKNEAAILIMEVYSNNRRIATGHRVSVTHRANIVQ, from the coding sequence ATGCGATTTTTCAAAAGTGCTTCCATCTGCCTCGGTTTGACAGCCTTGTTGGCTTCAGCCTATGTCGTCAAGCAGGGTGACACCCTTTGGGACTTGAGTGATGAATTCCTCAAGGATCCGTTCGCATGGCCGGACCTTTGGGAAAACAACCGCCACATTAAGGATCCGCACTGGATTTATCCGGGCGACTCCATCTATCTTGGCGACAGCATTAAGCACGAAGCCGTCTTGCAGGTCGATCCGTCTCGTAAAAAGTATCCTTGCGACGCTGCAGTAGCAGATTCCAACCTTCCGAAGGGCATTACCGCAGCCGGCTGCGATGATGACGGGCGTGACAACGCTTTTGAATCCATGCTCGGTGGTTTGCGCGACATGGACAAAAAAGACAAGAAGAAGAAGCGCGAAGACGACCAGTACAATTATTCCCAGCGTCCCGCTCCGAAGATTTTCAACGGCTACTATCAGATTCTCGCTCCGGAAATCTACACCTTGGATTCTTTGAAGAACGATTCCAACTTTATTTCCATCCGTTCTGCAGAAAAGAAGCAGCCCATCATCCATATGCCGGAACATGAGGTTCTCGTCGGTCTCGGTAAAAAGACCCACACCAATCTCAAGAAGGGCGACCTCATCGAAATTCTTGATGCACAAGCCATTGACGTTCCTGCGAACGGAAACAGAAGTGTAGACAAATACGCTTTGCTCCGTCTTTCTGGTATTGCAAAGATCACCGCAATCGGCGACACTCTTTCTCGTGCTCAGATCGTCCAGAGTTTCCGCGAAATCAAGATTGCACAGTCCAAGGCTCGAGTCAAGATGCCGTTGAATACCATCAACGTTTCTGGCTATACCCAGGAAAAAGCTGTCATGATGGACTCCCTGGCCATGATTAGATACGCAATGGACCCCATGCTTATCATCGGCTCCTATTCCTATGTTTTGATCGACATGGGTGCAGAACAGGGTTATAACACAGGTGACGCAATTGCCGTGTGGGAAGAAGACAAGTCTGATGCAACTATTCCGCCCCACCTTCTCGGCCGAGGAATCATCACAAGATCTGCAAAGAACGAAGCTGCAATCTTGATTATGGAAGTCTATTCCAACAATCGTCGTATCGCAACTGGCCATCGAGTTTCCGTAACCCACCGAGCAAACATCGTCCAGTGA
- a CDS encoding HAMP domain-containing histidine kinase — MPTAILAYLSFRNIQNEVYLAQKNFDESRTAFQTELEDAVSKEQKKIYQEAKGASLFLYEQPRGLLDFGNATEFKSVDGIEAIFLFNNGNLVYPDISSRNFSSSRGFPSSIPSTRERSFFQEEQENPGSQDKIYQSRVARTFHPSSIFFDSKDDQVQNLLGMIRYNYQNKKYDRALELLEILEKQPHQQGYLHIDLTRSANLLHFEILVAQKKHQEAQDYCLQILNQFLEDKNIKDLSSSRFFFESAFTQILSFEKLSQDKREAFWNLRENFNRQLGYMDILFKHKNMFEEILEDERSAKDGILYKQEDDITLLKMSYPYLSGDQKVIAKIDTKAYKDRLLNKMKVVAQSWKNIPFSVVDQNDNLILGSIPDSSTIVSQNSLTDAMNWEFTLYEKDMQDIKKESRHRMFLMYGLMLFALIAVIFGSVFMFRFITQERRLLSMKTNFLSSVSHELKTPLTSIKMFAEMMARGRVQKVEKVQEYSNLIGKEATRLENLIGAILNYTRMENGTTAFKWEKLDFSACAKKVFDAVESIGIEKGLEFRAHFEPCAFVMGDYTALYSLCQNLIENAIKYTNAPGEITIDVLIVDNYVVFSVTDTGVGIPPAEQKNIFNDFYRVGDEMTRSTKGSGLGLAIVKRVAKTHRATISLISKPGKGSTFTVQFKKAE, encoded by the coding sequence TTGCCTACCGCAATTTTGGCGTATCTTAGCTTTAGAAACATTCAGAACGAGGTCTATCTAGCACAAAAGAATTTCGACGAAAGTCGAACCGCATTCCAGACAGAGCTTGAAGACGCCGTTTCTAAAGAACAAAAAAAAATATACCAAGAAGCCAAAGGCGCTTCGTTATTCCTGTACGAACAACCACGAGGCCTGCTAGATTTCGGTAACGCGACAGAATTCAAGTCTGTTGACGGAATTGAAGCCATATTCCTTTTCAACAACGGCAATCTCGTTTATCCGGATATTTCATCACGAAACTTTTCAAGTTCCCGAGGATTTCCCTCTAGTATTCCGTCAACTCGAGAACGTAGTTTCTTCCAAGAAGAACAGGAAAATCCGGGCAGCCAGGACAAAATATACCAAAGCAGAGTCGCAAGGACATTCCACCCGTCATCCATCTTTTTCGATTCAAAGGACGACCAGGTACAAAACCTCCTGGGTATGATCCGCTACAACTACCAAAACAAGAAATATGACAGAGCATTGGAACTGCTGGAAATTCTCGAAAAACAGCCACACCAGCAAGGCTACTTGCACATCGACTTAACTCGTTCAGCGAACCTACTTCATTTTGAAATCCTTGTTGCACAAAAAAAGCATCAAGAAGCCCAAGATTACTGTCTACAAATACTTAATCAATTCCTTGAAGACAAAAACATCAAGGACCTGTCCTCATCTAGATTTTTCTTTGAATCCGCATTCACGCAGATTCTTTCCTTTGAAAAGCTTTCCCAAGATAAGCGAGAAGCGTTCTGGAACCTGCGCGAAAACTTCAATCGTCAGCTTGGATACATGGACATTCTTTTCAAACACAAGAATATGTTTGAAGAAATTCTTGAGGATGAAAGATCTGCAAAAGACGGAATTCTGTATAAGCAAGAAGACGACATAACCCTTCTCAAAATGTCTTACCCTTATTTATCGGGTGATCAGAAGGTCATCGCCAAGATTGACACCAAGGCTTACAAGGATCGTCTTCTAAACAAAATGAAAGTTGTTGCTCAGAGTTGGAAAAACATTCCTTTCTCTGTTGTTGACCAGAACGATAATCTCATTTTGGGTAGCATTCCTGACAGTTCTACAATCGTCAGCCAGAATTCATTGACAGACGCAATGAATTGGGAATTTACTCTGTACGAAAAGGACATGCAAGATATCAAGAAAGAATCTCGCCATCGCATGTTCTTGATGTACGGTTTAATGCTTTTCGCCCTCATCGCCGTTATTTTCGGATCAGTCTTTATGTTCCGGTTCATCACACAGGAACGTAGGCTCCTGTCCATGAAAACAAACTTCTTGTCCAGCGTTTCCCACGAACTGAAGACCCCTTTGACATCCATCAAGATGTTTGCGGAAATGATGGCTCGCGGCCGTGTCCAAAAAGTTGAAAAGGTCCAGGAGTATTCAAACCTCATTGGAAAGGAAGCCACTCGACTTGAAAATCTGATTGGAGCCATTCTGAATTACACCCGAATGGAAAACGGAACTACAGCATTTAAATGGGAAAAATTGGACTTTTCCGCCTGTGCCAAAAAAGTATTTGATGCCGTAGAAAGTATCGGTATAGAAAAAGGTCTTGAATTTAGAGCCCATTTTGAGCCTTGCGCATTCGTCATGGGCGACTACACAGCACTTTACAGTTTGTGCCAAAACCTCATCGAAAACGCTATTAAGTATACAAACGCTCCTGGAGAAATAACTATAGACGTTCTCATCGTGGACAATTATGTTGTATTTTCCGTGACAGACACCGGCGTCGGTATTCCGCCTGCTGAACAAAAAAATATATTTAATGATTTTTATAGAGTCGGCGACGAAATGACTAGAAGCACGAAAGGCTCCGGACTGGGTTTGGCAATTGTAAAAAGAGTTGCCAAGACTCATCGCGCCACAATTTCTTTAATCAGCAAACCAGGAAAAGGCTCCACCTTTACTGTACAATTTAAAAAGGCAGAATAG
- a CDS encoding response regulator transcription factor, producing MAENYKILIVEDEEIIRFGLQDNFEMENYTVETAVDGEEAIEKADTFLPHLILLDLMIPKKSGFEVCRYIRKKHPECLIIMLTAKTEETSKVAGLEMGADDYVTKPFSILELLARVKAFLRRYSSQQIPAEPVQLPECLDFFDIHIDIKKFEATKNGVPLDLTNREFQVIKYFWNHKGEVITREELLKEIWGFTDENMPSTRTIDNHIVTLRKKIEDDQTNPKIIISVRGAGYKLDV from the coding sequence ATGGCAGAGAACTACAAAATTCTGATTGTCGAAGATGAAGAAATCATTCGATTTGGTTTGCAAGACAACTTCGAAATGGAAAACTACACCGTCGAAACTGCGGTCGACGGAGAAGAAGCCATCGAAAAGGCAGACACATTCCTGCCCCATTTGATTCTTTTGGACTTAATGATTCCCAAAAAGAGTGGCTTTGAAGTTTGCCGATACATCAGGAAGAAACATCCCGAATGTCTCATCATCATGCTTACCGCAAAAACAGAAGAAACTAGCAAGGTCGCAGGCCTTGAAATGGGTGCGGACGACTATGTTACAAAGCCGTTCTCCATTCTGGAACTTTTGGCTCGAGTCAAGGCTTTCCTCCGTCGTTATTCGTCTCAACAGATTCCTGCAGAACCGGTACAGTTGCCGGAATGCCTAGACTTCTTCGATATCCATATTGATATCAAAAAATTTGAAGCGACAAAGAATGGCGTTCCTCTAGACTTGACAAACCGTGAATTTCAGGTTATCAAGTACTTCTGGAACCACAAGGGTGAAGTAATCACTCGTGAAGAACTCCTTAAAGAAATTTGGGGCTTCACAGATGAAAACATGCCGTCTACAAGAACAATTGACAACCACATCGTCACTCTGCGTAAAAAGATCGAGGACGACCAGACAAATCCCAAAATCATCATTTCTGTAAGAGGAGCAGGTTACAAACTCGATGTGTAA
- a CDS encoding ABC transporter substrate-binding protein, with the protein MENEDSEYPRKETLYVGGFDWAPPSSFNPLDYDPNFPTDGNCRLSYEALLAYNQLSGELEPMLADSYAVKDSLISVHLDPRAKWSNGQPVTVDDVVYTFHIDSILPTSRHGNWKFLSKVTADNDNNVYFHFSQIKNPLIILNAIAETSILPKSVFEPLIQSAKSGKGYDMNKITEFKNDSVQVISGPYNLKTYSPEQIVLERNDNYWGNAKYNGKKPAPKYIIHSLYTGNNHFNSAMSKGNLDISAVFLPRIWDKARDSIRAWSRNEPYHQPGSITTLFIEHQREPFNDVAIRRAMMHSINFEKIKSRAVSNYTPAIQSGFILPFGNEAKYFVKEDADKYGYSYDTEKAKAILTEAGYSWNADGKLLDKKGTPVRKFAIECPQGWTDWEDAIKVVVESFKEIGLSAEEKFVDYAVWDKDLRLGTFDLAMKTQTAELSAATPWNRFEQVMGSSSYKPVGEETFSNQGRYQNVAADKLILEIPSITDEKKLAEAYRELNKIFMETIPVLPVMYRPTQYYQFSTKHWTNFPTEENPYAPPQILIVAAGVKALWGIKPTK; encoded by the coding sequence GTGGAAAACGAAGATTCCGAGTACCCCCGCAAAGAAACCCTGTATGTCGGTGGTTTCGACTGGGCACCTCCATCCTCTTTTAACCCGTTGGACTACGATCCAAACTTCCCCACCGACGGCAACTGCCGTTTGAGCTATGAGGCCTTGTTGGCCTACAACCAGCTTTCTGGTGAACTGGAACCCATGCTTGCTGACAGCTATGCAGTTAAGGATTCCCTTATTTCCGTGCATCTCGATCCTAGAGCCAAGTGGAGCAACGGCCAACCGGTTACCGTGGATGACGTTGTCTACACATTCCATATCGACTCTATTCTTCCGACTTCTCGCCATGGAAACTGGAAGTTTCTCAGCAAAGTTACCGCAGATAACGACAACAATGTTTATTTCCACTTTAGCCAAATCAAGAATCCGCTCATCATCTTGAACGCTATTGCGGAAACATCCATCCTGCCGAAGTCCGTCTTTGAACCGCTGATCCAGAGTGCCAAGTCCGGCAAGGGCTATGACATGAACAAGATCACCGAGTTCAAGAACGACTCTGTCCAGGTAATCTCCGGTCCTTACAACTTAAAGACCTATTCCCCTGAACAGATTGTCTTGGAACGTAATGACAACTACTGGGGCAACGCCAAGTACAATGGAAAAAAGCCCGCTCCCAAGTACATCATTCATTCTCTTTACACAGGCAACAACCATTTCAATAGCGCGATGAGCAAGGGTAACCTTGACATTTCCGCAGTGTTCCTGCCCCGCATCTGGGACAAGGCTAGAGACAGCATCCGCGCCTGGAGCCGTAACGAGCCTTACCATCAGCCGGGTTCTATCACAACTCTCTTTATCGAACACCAGAGGGAACCGTTCAATGACGTGGCAATCCGCCGCGCAATGATGCACTCCATCAACTTCGAAAAAATCAAATCTCGCGCAGTATCCAACTACACCCCCGCAATCCAGTCCGGTTTCATTCTGCCATTCGGCAACGAAGCCAAGTACTTTGTTAAGGAAGATGCTGACAAGTACGGTTACAGCTATGATACCGAAAAGGCTAAGGCAATCCTTACTGAAGCAGGCTATAGCTGGAACGCAGACGGCAAGTTGTTAGATAAGAAGGGCACTCCGGTTCGCAAGTTCGCCATCGAATGTCCGCAAGGTTGGACCGACTGGGAAGACGCAATCAAGGTCGTCGTTGAATCCTTCAAGGAAATCGGCCTCTCCGCCGAAGAAAAGTTCGTAGACTACGCTGTATGGGACAAGGATCTTCGTCTCGGCACATTTGACCTTGCCATGAAGACCCAGACTGCAGAACTTTCTGCAGCAACTCCCTGGAACCGCTTTGAACAAGTTATGGGCAGCAGTTCCTACAAGCCTGTTGGTGAAGAAACCTTCTCTAACCAGGGACGTTACCAGAACGTGGCAGCAGACAAGCTCATTCTCGAAATTCCGAGTATCACCGACGAAAAGAAGTTGGCGGAAGCTTATCGTGAATTGAACAAGATCTTTATGGAAACCATTCCGGTTCTGCCGGTGATGTACCGTCCTACGCAGTACTACCAGTTCTCTACTAAGCACTGGACCAACTTCCCCACCGAAGAAAATCCCTATGCTCCGCCACAGATTCTCATCGTGGCAGCAGGAGTCAAGGCTCTTTGGGGAATCAAGCCCACCAAGTAG
- a CDS encoding CDP-alcohol phosphatidyltransferase family protein yields the protein MGKTRFILPNAFTSMNFLLGVFAICWVTGAFSSFTSSDPIRMGAYFIVLCALLDKLDGFAARLVHASSEFGAQFDSLADLIAFGVAPAFTVFFTYKTIAPESWFQANGVLLIVVFAIYVLCAAMRLAKYNACDSDTYHHHFSGLPSTFAGAINAVLVVYLKSKGVFTADSALIFVPLFVMLITGLLMVSPLFLPKLQPRKNAAFNTFQAVMIVITYICGFTFVSEGIPFVTEYILLLMASYIVIGFGIGIAKRKEIIAEAEAEAAQKK from the coding sequence ATGGGTAAGACACGTTTTATTTTGCCGAATGCATTTACCAGCATGAATTTTTTGCTTGGTGTATTCGCAATCTGCTGGGTGACTGGCGCTTTCAGTTCTTTTACAAGTTCCGACCCGATTCGCATGGGCGCTTATTTCATCGTTCTTTGTGCACTTCTCGACAAGCTTGATGGTTTTGCAGCCCGTTTGGTTCACGCAAGTTCCGAATTCGGCGCACAATTCGATAGCCTTGCTGATTTGATCGCTTTTGGTGTCGCTCCGGCATTTACCGTATTCTTCACCTACAAGACCATCGCCCCGGAATCTTGGTTCCAGGCCAACGGTGTTCTTTTGATTGTGGTGTTCGCAATCTACGTGCTTTGCGCAGCAATGCGTTTGGCAAAGTACAACGCCTGCGACTCCGACACCTACCACCACCATTTCTCCGGCCTTCCGTCCACCTTCGCAGGTGCAATCAACGCCGTGCTGGTAGTCTATCTCAAGTCCAAGGGAGTCTTCACCGCAGACAGTGCCTTGATCTTCGTCCCGCTTTTCGTAATGCTGATTACCGGTCTCCTCATGGTGAGCCCGTTGTTCTTGCCTAAGCTTCAGCCCCGCAAGAACGCAGCATTCAATACATTCCAGGCTGTCATGATTGTCATTACCTACATCTGCGGTTTCACATTCGTTTCCGAAGGCATCCCCTTCGTTACCGAATACATCTTGCTCCTGATGGCCAGCTACATTGTCATCGGCTTTGGCATCGGCATTGCAAAGCGCAAGGAAATCATTGCAGAAGCAGAAGCTGAAGCTGCCCAGAAGAAGTAA